From the Synechococcus sp. HK01-R genome, one window contains:
- a CDS encoding circadian clock protein KaiA — protein sequence MTGPALTIALLLRTPKLIEASRQWLPENRYTPVDLGLDGGAVDVESVLERQREAVDAVVIEQSLLTGEVRESLLRAGLLFPAVVVGEVMGHVDYHPEEVHLPVDQLEQLGYNVDAAISRFLRQGQKDDRQGGGAVDVEGGEAVEASAWRLSSRLQERLGYLGVFYKRDPSRFLSHLPPDEQAELLKSLQRTYRDLLLSYFRDPAAANQALESFVNTAFFGDLPITRAVEIHMNLIDDFWKQLRLEGHKNDFLQDYRLALLDVMAHLCEMYRRSIPPDVPLVSTAALQRKDTVVATDREVSP from the coding sequence ATGACCGGCCCGGCCCTCACCATTGCTCTGCTGCTGAGGACGCCCAAGCTGATTGAGGCCAGCCGCCAGTGGTTGCCGGAGAATCGCTACACGCCGGTGGATCTTGGCCTCGATGGCGGAGCCGTCGATGTGGAGTCGGTGCTGGAGAGGCAGCGAGAAGCCGTCGATGCGGTGGTGATCGAGCAGTCGCTGCTCACCGGGGAGGTGCGCGAATCGCTGCTCCGGGCGGGTTTGCTGTTCCCCGCCGTGGTGGTGGGCGAGGTGATGGGCCACGTGGATTACCACCCGGAAGAGGTGCATCTGCCGGTCGATCAGCTTGAGCAGCTCGGTTACAACGTTGATGCCGCCATTTCCCGGTTTCTGCGCCAGGGCCAGAAGGATGACCGCCAGGGTGGTGGTGCCGTTGATGTCGAAGGTGGCGAAGCGGTGGAGGCCAGTGCCTGGCGTCTGTCGAGTCGACTTCAGGAGCGGCTCGGTTACCTGGGTGTCTTCTACAAGCGGGATCCTTCCCGCTTCCTCAGCCATCTCCCCCCGGATGAACAGGCGGAACTGCTCAAGTCGCTGCAGCGCACCTACCGAGATCTTCTGCTCAGTTACTTCCGCGATCCGGCGGCAGCGAACCAGGCCCTCGAGAGCTTTGTGAACACGGCCTTTTTCGGTGATCTGCCGATCACCCGCGCCGTGGAGATTCATATGAACCTCATTGACGACTTCTGGAAGCAGCTCAGACTTGAAGGGCACAAAAACGATTTCCTTCAGGACTATCGACTGGCCCTGCTGGACGTGATGGCGCACCTCTGTGAGATGTATCGACGTTCGATCCCTCCAGATGTGCCCCTTGTTTCCACGGCAGCCCTCCAGCGCAAGGACACAGTTGTTGCCACCGATCGGGAGGTGTCGCCATGA
- a CDS encoding ATP-binding protein, with protein MASSSSAANGTEPQASGWWQSIRLWWAEFSLQTKLLAIATLVVSLMMTGITFFALNGIQRDAVRNDTRYARDLGLLLAGNVSELVAEGRDRELANVAEQFWRSSQSLRYIFFADPDGIVYLGIPISGSSNDPVSELRLSRRLELPAELRNRPQNPLVRQHLTPQGQVTDVFVPLLREGRYLGVLALGVNPNETALASAALTREVTVAVFISIWVLVILGAVFNALTITRPVKELLRGVRSIASGDFQARIALPVGGELGELLDGFNAMASQLQAYDAANIEELTAAQVKQASLIATMADGAILLDAEGRIVLANPTARRLFRWEGRKLEGRDLLDELPHLLAIELHSALDSLINGISDSEDLRRSIEEPARTLRIVLQSVRDASGESLKGIAVTLQDLTREVELNAAQSRFISNVSHELRTPLFNIKSYVETLYDMGDQLTDEEKIEFLGVANAETDRLTRLVNDVLDLSKLESNRPVQFEPMALSPALEQTLRNYRLNADDKEVKLELDLPMELPDILGNWDLLLQVLDNLVGNALKFSRKGGTLALRAYTWPDSCFVSELPSSTSAALVKAVDQDEAVRNDEPAPHCELVSPLPRVRIEVADTGCGIDAADQQKIFDRFYRVENAVHSEVGTGLGLSIVRGIIEKHGSTIRMVSEPEVGTTFWFDLALAQSDEAELQLQSDRQKRLQEQELEEKLSA; from the coding sequence ATGGCCAGCAGCTCTTCAGCCGCCAACGGCACCGAACCACAAGCGTCGGGATGGTGGCAGAGCATCCGCCTTTGGTGGGCGGAGTTCAGCCTCCAAACCAAGCTCTTGGCCATCGCCACCCTGGTGGTGAGCCTGATGATGACGGGCATTACTTTTTTTGCCCTGAATGGGATTCAACGGGATGCGGTACGCAATGACACCCGTTACGCCCGCGATCTAGGCCTGCTCCTGGCCGGCAATGTGAGCGAACTGGTCGCGGAAGGGCGCGATCGGGAACTGGCCAACGTGGCCGAACAGTTCTGGCGCTCCAGCCAAAGTCTTCGCTACATCTTCTTCGCCGATCCGGATGGCATCGTCTACCTGGGCATCCCGATCAGCGGCAGCAGCAACGATCCCGTCAGTGAACTGCGACTGAGCAGGCGCCTCGAACTGCCGGCCGAATTGCGCAATCGCCCCCAAAACCCACTGGTGAGACAGCACCTCACTCCCCAGGGACAGGTCACCGATGTGTTCGTGCCCCTGCTGCGCGAGGGTCGCTATCTCGGGGTTCTGGCCCTGGGGGTGAATCCCAATGAAACCGCCCTGGCCAGCGCGGCCCTCACCCGAGAGGTCACGGTCGCGGTGTTCATCTCCATCTGGGTTCTGGTGATCCTTGGCGCCGTGTTCAACGCGCTCACAATCACCCGACCGGTCAAAGAGCTGCTGCGCGGGGTGCGCTCCATTGCCTCCGGAGACTTCCAGGCCCGCATTGCCCTGCCCGTGGGCGGTGAACTGGGCGAACTACTCGATGGCTTCAATGCCATGGCGTCCCAACTACAGGCTTACGACGCCGCCAACATCGAAGAACTCACCGCTGCTCAGGTGAAGCAGGCCTCCCTGATCGCCACCATGGCCGACGGTGCCATCCTGCTGGATGCGGAGGGGCGAATCGTGCTCGCCAACCCCACCGCGCGCCGGTTGTTCCGATGGGAAGGACGCAAGCTCGAAGGCCGGGATCTTCTGGATGAACTGCCTCACCTGTTGGCGATCGAACTGCACAGTGCCCTCGATTCACTGATCAACGGCATCAGCGACAGCGAGGATCTACGCCGAAGCATCGAGGAACCGGCCCGCACGCTGCGCATCGTGCTCCAGTCGGTGCGGGATGCCAGTGGCGAATCCCTCAAGGGCATCGCGGTGACCCTTCAAGACCTCACCCGTGAGGTGGAGCTGAATGCAGCTCAGAGTCGATTCATCAGCAACGTCTCCCATGAACTGCGTACTCCCCTGTTCAACATCAAGAGCTATGTGGAGACGCTCTATGACATGGGAGATCAGCTCACCGACGAGGAGAAAATCGAGTTCCTAGGGGTAGCCAACGCCGAAACCGACCGGCTGACCCGCCTGGTCAACGACGTGCTTGACCTCTCAAAACTGGAATCCAATCGGCCCGTTCAGTTCGAACCGATGGCACTCAGCCCGGCGCTCGAGCAGACCCTGCGCAATTACCGACTGAATGCCGACGACAAGGAGGTGAAGCTGGAGCTTGATCTACCGATGGAATTGCCTGACATCCTCGGCAACTGGGATCTGCTCCTGCAGGTGCTCGACAATCTGGTCGGCAATGCCCTGAAGTTCTCCCGCAAGGGTGGAACTCTGGCCTTGCGGGCTTACACCTGGCCCGACAGCTGCTTTGTCTCTGAACTGCCGAGTTCGACTTCAGCGGCCCTGGTGAAGGCTGTTGATCAGGACGAGGCTGTTCGCAATGACGAGCCGGCCCCCCACTGCGAGCTGGTCTCCCCCCTTCCGCGGGTGAGGATCGAAGTGGCCGACACCGGCTGCGGCATCGACGCCGCTGATCAGCAGAAGATCTTCGACCGCTTCTATCGCGTCGAGAATGCTGTGCATTCAGAGGTCGGCACCGGCCTTGGGCTATCGATCGTGCGCGGCATCATCGAGAAGCACGGCAGCACGATTCGGATGGTGAGCGAACCGGAGGTGGGCACAACCTTCTGGTTCGATTTGGCTTTAGCCCAGAGCGATGAGGCTGAACTGCAACTGCAGTCGGATCGACAAAAGCGCTTGCAGGAGCAGGAGCTGGAGGAAAAGCTGAGCGCCTGA
- the kaiB gene encoding circadian clock protein KaiB, which translates to MSPRKTYILKLYVAGNTPNSMRALKTLRNILETEFQGVYALKVIDVLKNPQLAEEDKILATPTLSKILPPPVRRIIGDLSDRERVLIGLDLLYDELSDSGLTSTLMDALEDADTDSTDS; encoded by the coding sequence ATGAGCCCACGCAAGACCTACATCCTCAAGCTCTACGTCGCCGGGAACACGCCCAATTCCATGCGGGCGCTCAAAACCCTGCGCAACATCCTTGAGACCGAGTTTCAAGGGGTTTACGCCCTCAAAGTGATTGATGTGCTCAAGAATCCGCAGCTCGCGGAAGAGGACAAGATCCTGGCCACGCCAACGCTGTCCAAGATCCTTCCGCCTCCGGTTCGACGGATCATCGGTGACCTCTCCGACCGCGAACGGGTGCTGATCGGTCTAGACCTGCTTTATGACGAACTCTCCGACAGCGGGCTGACCTCCACGTTGATGGATGCGTTGGAAGATGCCGACACAGACAGCACAGATTCTTAA
- a CDS encoding BamA/TamA family outer membrane protein — protein MVNFSSGRTTDAVRRGALGIALAMPLIATVPARAQGDAPAQQPEGAVEVQQPDQEPSGLEEPAQPRVLISEVVIEGIAGHPEQERLELAAYDAMTVRPGSRVTRDQLKTDLDAIYATGWFSDVRIEPINGPLGVQLVVQVVPNPVLTKVELEPADDKIKPEVIEETFSSDYGRTLNLNELQLRMKELQGWYAKQGYSLARVSGPSRVSPEGVVQLKVVIGTVAGVEVQFLNKEGETTNDKGQPIKGKTKPWVVSREISIKPGEAFNRNQLEGDIKRLYGTSLFSDVKVTLKPVPAEPGQVTIILGIVEQSTGSLSGGLGYSQSQGVFGQVQLQDSNLFGRAWNLALNLTYGQYGGLANFTFTDPWIKGDKYRTSFRTSIFLSREVPQVFQSQNNGGIVAVEDYVNNNSKYAYEINSSNNPAGRKFNNVTNADNQFPEYSWFDYEGDSVALQRVGGNLIFARPLNGGDPYKSVPWNVLVGLNVQNVRPINFAGDTRPYGVPNENIKNDRVPNDQVICIAYSNSSNCATENNLAGVRFAATYNKLNDPRNPTSGNFFSFGTEQFISVGENSPTFNRLRASYTQFFPVNWLKIAKGCRPKPGEKADCPQAIGVQLKAGTVLGQLPPYEAFCLGGSNSVRGWYDCDLAVGRSFGEATLEYRFPIISIFAGELFVDAGTDFGSQANVPGQPGNLLNKAGSGFSVGTGVIVTTPVGPLRLEVASQDFTGDWRFNLGVGWKF, from the coding sequence ATGGTGAACTTCTCCTCAGGCCGAACCACGGATGCCGTTCGGCGAGGAGCCCTCGGCATTGCCCTGGCCATGCCCCTGATTGCGACTGTGCCTGCCAGGGCTCAGGGAGATGCCCCAGCACAGCAGCCCGAGGGGGCTGTTGAGGTGCAACAGCCCGATCAGGAGCCGTCTGGTCTTGAGGAGCCTGCCCAGCCCCGAGTGCTGATCAGTGAGGTGGTGATCGAGGGAATTGCTGGCCACCCGGAACAGGAGCGGCTTGAACTTGCCGCCTACGACGCGATGACCGTGCGTCCGGGTAGCCGCGTTACCCGCGATCAACTCAAGACCGATCTCGATGCGATCTATGCCACCGGTTGGTTCTCCGATGTGCGCATTGAGCCGATCAACGGTCCCTTGGGCGTGCAGCTGGTCGTGCAGGTGGTGCCGAATCCTGTGCTGACCAAGGTGGAGCTGGAGCCTGCCGACGACAAGATCAAGCCTGAGGTCATTGAGGAGACCTTCAGTTCGGATTACGGGCGCACGTTGAATCTCAACGAACTGCAGCTGCGCATGAAGGAGCTGCAGGGTTGGTATGCCAAGCAGGGCTACTCCTTGGCCAGGGTCTCGGGCCCCAGTCGCGTCAGCCCAGAAGGGGTGGTGCAGCTGAAGGTGGTGATCGGCACCGTGGCTGGTGTTGAGGTGCAATTCCTGAATAAGGAAGGGGAGACCACCAACGACAAGGGCCAGCCAATCAAAGGCAAGACCAAGCCCTGGGTGGTCTCCCGAGAGATCTCGATCAAGCCGGGTGAGGCCTTTAACCGCAATCAGCTGGAGGGTGACATCAAGCGCCTGTACGGCACCTCTCTCTTCAGTGACGTCAAGGTCACCTTGAAGCCGGTGCCTGCGGAGCCAGGTCAGGTGACCATCATCCTCGGCATCGTCGAACAGTCCACTGGTTCTCTCTCCGGCGGTCTCGGCTACAGCCAGAGCCAGGGTGTGTTCGGCCAGGTGCAGCTGCAAGACAGCAACCTGTTTGGACGGGCCTGGAACCTTGCGCTCAATCTCACCTATGGCCAGTACGGCGGCCTGGCGAATTTCACGTTCACCGATCCCTGGATTAAGGGCGATAAGTACCGCACATCCTTCCGAACCTCGATCTTCTTGAGCCGGGAAGTGCCCCAGGTGTTCCAGAGCCAGAACAACGGAGGAATTGTTGCTGTTGAGGACTACGTCAATAATAATTCGAAGTACGCCTACGAGATCAACTCCAGCAATAATCCTGCCGGTCGAAAGTTTAATAACGTCACGAACGCTGATAATCAGTTTCCTGAGTACAGCTGGTTTGATTACGAAGGCGATTCGGTTGCCTTGCAGCGTGTTGGCGGCAATCTGATCTTCGCTCGGCCTCTGAATGGCGGAGACCCCTATAAGTCAGTTCCCTGGAATGTGCTTGTCGGCCTGAACGTGCAGAACGTCCGTCCGATCAACTTCGCTGGTGATACGAGGCCCTACGGCGTCCCTAACGAGAACATCAAAAACGATCGGGTTCCCAATGACCAGGTGATCTGTATCGCCTACAGCAACTCGAGTAATTGCGCAACAGAGAACAATCTGGCTGGCGTCCGCTTTGCTGCCACCTACAACAAGCTGAATGATCCTCGCAATCCCACATCGGGCAATTTCTTCAGCTTTGGTACCGAACAATTCATTTCCGTCGGTGAGAACTCACCCACCTTCAACCGCCTCAGGGCCAGCTACACCCAGTTCTTCCCAGTGAACTGGTTGAAAATCGCTAAGGGTTGCCGTCCAAAGCCTGGTGAGAAAGCTGATTGCCCGCAGGCCATCGGTGTGCAGCTCAAGGCCGGAACGGTGCTCGGCCAGTTGCCTCCCTACGAAGCCTTCTGCCTCGGCGGCTCCAACTCGGTGCGTGGTTGGTACGACTGCGATCTGGCCGTGGGTCGCAGCTTTGGTGAGGCCACGCTTGAGTATCGCTTCCCGATTATCAGCATCTTTGCTGGTGAACTGTTTGTGGACGCAGGAACCGACTTCGGTTCCCAGGCCAATGTGCCTGGTCAGCCCGGCAATCTGCTCAACAAGGCCGGCTCGGGTTTCTCCGTCGGTACCGGTGTGATCGTCACCACTCCAGTGGGCCCACTACGTCTAGAGGTGGCCAGTCAAGACTTCACCGGCGACTGGCGTTTCAACCTTGGTGTGGGCTGGAAGTTCTGA
- the purD gene encoding phosphoribosylamine--glycine ligase, whose translation MAISPSRPQTLPPLQRVLVVGSGGREQALCWALERCPEIETVWVSPGNGGPFGRKQAIAETDSSGLLTLCRNEAIDLVVIGPEAPLAAGLADSLREAGLAVFGPSGAGAQLEASKAWAKQLMQEAGVPTAGHWAVASEEEGMEVLANLQRPLVVKADGLAAGKGVTVADTVEATAAAIRDAFNGRFGSAGERLVLEERLQGPEVSVFALCDGKRLLILPPAQDHKRLLEGDQGPNTGGMGAYAPAPLLDAAGLEEVRRLVLEPTLGALRARGINYRGVIYAGLMLTADGPQVIEFNCRFGDPECQTLMPLMGPELARVLQACALGRLDLAPELKISNRCSVCVVAAAAGYPDSPRQGDPIEDRLTPTESQQLFHAGTSRSAEGQLLTAGGRVLTMTAQGDDFDSAFAAAYHALDRIAFDGMQFRRDIGHQVRQS comes from the coding sequence ATGGCCATCTCCCCCTCCCGTCCCCAGACCCTGCCACCTCTCCAGCGGGTGCTCGTGGTGGGCAGCGGCGGAAGGGAGCAGGCCCTCTGCTGGGCCCTTGAGCGCTGCCCAGAGATCGAAACGGTGTGGGTCAGTCCGGGGAACGGCGGCCCCTTCGGCCGCAAACAAGCCATCGCAGAGACCGATAGCTCCGGCCTTCTAACCCTCTGCCGCAACGAGGCGATCGACCTGGTGGTGATCGGACCCGAGGCCCCATTGGCGGCCGGCCTGGCCGACAGCCTGCGGGAGGCGGGGCTGGCGGTGTTCGGTCCCAGCGGCGCCGGCGCCCAGCTCGAGGCGAGCAAAGCCTGGGCCAAACAGCTGATGCAGGAGGCCGGGGTCCCCACCGCAGGGCACTGGGCCGTCGCCAGCGAAGAGGAGGGGATGGAGGTGCTGGCCAACCTGCAAAGGCCTCTGGTGGTCAAGGCCGATGGCCTTGCCGCCGGAAAGGGTGTGACGGTGGCCGACACGGTGGAAGCCACCGCCGCGGCCATCCGTGATGCCTTCAACGGCCGGTTCGGATCCGCCGGAGAACGACTGGTGCTGGAAGAGCGACTGCAGGGGCCGGAAGTGTCCGTCTTCGCCCTTTGCGACGGGAAGCGCCTCTTGATCCTTCCCCCCGCCCAGGACCACAAACGCCTGCTGGAAGGCGACCAGGGGCCTAACACCGGAGGCATGGGCGCCTATGCCCCCGCCCCCCTCCTGGATGCTGCTGGTCTTGAGGAGGTGCGACGACTGGTGCTGGAGCCCACCCTCGGGGCCCTGCGTGCCCGAGGCATCAACTACCGAGGCGTGATTTACGCAGGGCTGATGCTCACCGCTGATGGTCCCCAGGTGATCGAGTTCAACTGCCGCTTTGGCGATCCGGAATGCCAAACGCTGATGCCACTCATGGGTCCGGAACTGGCCAGGGTGCTGCAGGCCTGCGCCCTCGGCCGACTGGACCTGGCCCCTGAGCTCAAGATCAGCAATCGCTGCTCCGTCTGCGTGGTGGCTGCCGCAGCCGGCTATCCGGATTCCCCCAGACAAGGGGATCCCATCGAAGACAGGCTGACGCCGACTGAGTCACAGCAACTGTTCCATGCAGGCACCAGTCGCAGCGCCGAGGGCCAACTCCTCACTGCCGGCGGTCGGGTGCTGACGATGACGGCTCAGGGGGATGACTTCGACTCGGCTTTTGCTGCCGCGTACCACGCTCTGGATCGCATCGCCTTCGATGGCATGCAGTTCCGACGGGACATCGGCCACCAGGTGCGTCAGTCCTAG
- the purC gene encoding phosphoribosylaminoimidazolesuccinocarboxamide synthase — protein MSVIPGPLLYEGKAKRVFASDREDVVLVEFKNDATAFNALKREQLEDKGRLNCQISARLFELLEREGIPTHYLGLLDETWMAVQRVEVIPLEVVLRNVATGSLCKQTPIPAGTSLEPALLDVYYKDDSLGDPLLTEARLELLQLVTRERHREMETLARRVNAALIPFFQGLELQLVDFKLELGCNGQGELLVADEISPDTCRLWDLRTQDPQARILDKDRFRQDLGGVIEAYGEVCKRVQGACPNPRNYR, from the coding sequence ATGAGCGTTATACCCGGTCCGCTGCTTTACGAAGGCAAGGCCAAGCGTGTCTTCGCCTCAGACCGGGAGGACGTGGTGCTGGTGGAGTTCAAGAATGATGCGACCGCATTCAATGCGCTCAAGCGCGAACAGCTTGAGGACAAGGGACGCCTGAACTGCCAGATCTCCGCTCGTCTGTTTGAACTGCTGGAGCGGGAGGGGATTCCCACCCACTACCTGGGGCTCCTGGATGAAACCTGGATGGCCGTGCAGCGCGTTGAGGTCATCCCCCTGGAGGTGGTGCTGCGCAACGTGGCCACGGGGTCGCTTTGTAAGCAGACACCGATCCCTGCGGGAACCTCGCTGGAACCGGCTCTGTTGGATGTCTATTACAAGGACGACAGCCTGGGGGACCCTCTGCTCACTGAGGCCAGGCTTGAGCTGCTGCAGCTGGTCACTCGGGAGCGGCATCGGGAGATGGAGACACTGGCCAGGCGGGTCAACGCAGCCCTGATTCCTTTCTTCCAGGGGCTTGAGCTGCAGCTGGTGGATTTCAAGCTGGAGCTCGGCTGCAACGGCCAGGGTGAACTGCTGGTGGCCGATGAGATCAGTCCTGATACCTGCAGGCTCTGGGACCTGCGCACCCAGGATCCGCAGGCAAGGATTCTCGATAAGGACCGCTTCCGCCAGGACCTCGGCGGCGTCATCGAGGCCTACGGGGAGGTCTGCAAACGGGTCCAAGGGGCCTGCCCGAATCCCCGCAACTACAGGTAA